The sequence GATCTTGGCGTATCCGATCATCCTGCTGGTCACGGCGTGCGTGCTCGTGGGCTTTTTAATGACAAAGGTCGTGCCCGTCTTCGCGGATGTGTTCGCCGATTTCGGGGGAAGCCTGCCGGCGCCGACGCGTCTGTTGATCCGCATGAGCGACGGGCTTGACCACAACCATTTCGACATCATCGTCGGCTTGGCCTTGATCGTGGCGGCGGGGCTACTGGGATCGGTTCTGCTTGGACGGATCGATCCGTCCAGATACGTCCGCGACCGGCTGAAATCGTTCGTTCCGCTCTACGGGCGTTTCTTTGTGCAGGCGTCGCTGGTGCGTTTCAGCCGGGCGCTGCGCATGATGATCGAATCCAACGTGCCGATCCTGGAGAGCCTCGAACTGGCGGCGGCGGCTTCCGGCAATGCCGTGCTGGAGCGGGCCGTCGGCGCGGCGGCCCGAAACGTGGAGGGCGGCGCGGCGCTGGCCGATTCGCTCGAACGCACCCGTTATTTCGACAACGGATTCTGCTGGCTGCTGCGCAACGCGGAACAGCGCGGAGAACTCCAGAATGCGCTGTTCCTGCTTGAAAACGAATACGAACAGGCGCTCACCCACCTGCGCAATGTCATCCTGCTTGTCGCGGGACCGAGTGTCGTCGTCGCCATAGGACTGGTCGTGGGTTTCATTGTGCTTTCGCTCTATCTGCCCACTTTTACCCTTGGCAACATTTTAGGCTGACGCAAACAGGAAGTTGCTTTCGATGAAGTTGCAGGATCTGCTCCATATCGATCTCGGCGCCTTGTTGCGCGGGAAAGTCGTGGCCGGCCCGCCGCATCCCAGCCGATGGGAAACGGGCCTTTTGTCGTTTTCCAGTCACGTGATTCGCGGCATCATCCCCGTCAACCGCACGCGCTGCCTGAAGATTGTAATCGCGCAACTCCGCCGGATTGTCGTCTGCAATGCGCCGCTCGTCCCGGCGTTGGATGCGGCGTTGGTGGATGCGCCGTACCGAAACGTGCGCCGGGCTCTCTACCGATTGCGCGGCGCATTGGATGCGGGACATCCCCTATCGGAGGCCATGCGGCAGCAAAAGCACGTCTTTCCGCCGTACTGCATCGATCTGATTCGTGCAGGCGAAAGCACCGGATCGCTCGGACCCGTTCTCGCGAATCTCGACACGCTGCTGGACGAATCGGATCGCCTGCGCCGGGCCTTTGCGCTGCCCTTGATGTATTTCGCGACGATGTTGATCCTGTTCACCGGCATAACGACGTTTATGTGCGTGAAAGTATTTCCGGTTTTCATTGACATGTTGTCCGACTTCGGCGCCTCGCCGCCGGCCTTTTTCCGTCCCCTGATGGCGGTCATGGCATTCTTCGATCGGCCGCCCGCGCTTGCGAAACACTTGGCGCATGGGCGCATCACACCGATGGAGTTGAAAACCGGCGCGGTCGTCCTGCTCGTTGTGTTGCTTGCATGGCTTTGGAAACGCGGAACCATTCGGCGCACGGCGGTTCGTGCGGCGCTCATGATTCCCTTGGCGAAGCGGCTGGTCGTCAAGGCGAACCTTGCCCATGTGGCGCGCATCATGGAATTTCTGGCCAAGGCCGGCTATCCGCTGGACGAGGCGCTGGACACGACGGCGGCCTGCGACATTATGGGCCCGTTCAAGCGGCTCCTTGCGCGGTTGCGCGACGCGGTACGGCGCGGCGAAAGCCTGGGCGCGGCCGGCCACAACGAGGCGGCGCTGCTCCCGCCGTGGTTCCGCGGCACGGTGGCAATGGGCGAATCGTCCGGCGAACTTTCCATGGCCTTCGCGCGCATCGCGGACGCCTATAGCCGCGATGTCGTTTCGGCGGGCATCGTGGCCTCGCGGTTCATCCTGCCCGCCGTGGTGCTGGTGATGGCCTGCTGGGTCTTCATGGTGTACAGTTTTCCGTTTGTCCTGCTCACGGCATTGGTGGACCGCATGATGGGGGCGATGTGACGATGAACACCCTGTCGCAACACAACGGAATCGGACGTCCGGGCGGATTCAGCCTGGTGGAACTGATTACCGCGATCGCCGTTCTGTCCATCGGGATGCTCGGCACGATTCAGGCCTACCATTTCGGCATGGACAAGATGCGCACCCTGCGCGAGGCGGCGGTTGCCTCGCGCGCCGTGCAGGATCAGATCGAAATGCTCAGGAGCAAACCCTTCGCATCGCTGGAAGACCGCGATCGTGCGCCGTTCGTCGAACCGAAACCGGACCTTTCGGCCTTGGTCAATGCCACGCCGGCGCTGACCATACGTTCCTATGCGGACTCTGCCCTGCGCCTGAAAGAAATCGAGGTGTCCATACGATGGTCCGGCGACAACGGCCGCACGATGGAACGTTCCGCGACGACGTTCATCGCCGACAAGGAGGCCGGCGGATCATGAGACCGTACCTGTCGAGAGGAAATGCCGGCATGACGTTGCTTGAATGCCTGGCCTACATGGCGATTTTCGCCGTCATTGTGAACGTGTCCATGTCCACGTTCGTGAGCGCGACGCAACTGTCCACGATGGGCACGCGCGGGCTGGATCGCCTGAACATGGCCGATGAGTTCCGCGACGGCATCGCCCGCCTCATTCGCGAAGCGGGCAGCGTGGCGGAAGGCGTCGGCGCGTATCGCACGGGACCGGACACGCTGGTCCTTGCGATGCCGGCGCAATCCGGCACGCGCCGCTATACCGTGCTGGGGCTAGTGGGACCCCAAAACCGGTTTTCCCGCATGGACGTGTCCGAAACGGACGGCGTCTACGAGGTCACGCATTTCTCGCATTACGCCTTGCCGGTTGCGGCGGTGCGCTTCGGGTTCGACAACGCGGATCCGTTGAAAGCGCGGCTGATCGCCGTGGATGCGAGCCTCGTCAACACGCACCGGGGCAAGCCGCCGGTCCCGTACCGGTTCAGCGCGGCCCTGCGCAGCCGGTCGGCGGGAGGTAAGCCATGAACCGCCTTAAAAACCGCGAAGGGCTGGCAATGCTGCTGGTATTGGGCTATCTGGCCGTACTGATGACCGGATCCGCCGTGTTCTTTTCGCTGTTGAACGGCACGCTTTCACAGGCGCATGCGCGCGAGGAGAGTCGGTATTGCCGGAATCTGGCCGAGGCAGGCATTGAAAAGGCCATTGCGGAATTGCGGCGCAATCCGGCGGGATATCGGGGGGAACAGGATGTCCTTCTCGGCAAGGGACGCTTTTCAGTCGAAGTCGCGCCCGCGGAAACGCCCTTCGCGTATCGGGTGATGTCAAAGGGATTCCTGTGCGACGGCGGCATGGCGCGGAAACAGGCGCGCATCGTCGCGGATGTTTCACTGGCCGCCGACGGTCGTGTCGCGTTGCTGCGATGGTTGGAGGAAAAAACATGAGCAGGGGCCCCACACGCGGATTCACGCTGATCGAACTGCTGACGGTCATTTCGATCATTGGCATTCTGGCGGCGATCCTTCTGCCGGCGCTGGCGCGGGCGCGCGAAACCGCCCGCCGCGCCTCGTGCCTGAACAACCTTTCCGAGCTGGGGCTTGCGCTGCGGTTGTATGCGGACGAGAACGACGGGCGGCTCCCTTGGAGCGGCGGCAAGAACAATGCCGACTGCCTGTTGAAACTAATGGGCGACTATATCACCGATCCGATGATTCTCGCCTGCCCTTCCTATTCCGGGGGACAGCCGTTCAGTACGG comes from Candidatus Hydrogenedentota bacterium and encodes:
- a CDS encoding prepilin-type N-terminal cleavage/methylation domain-containing protein, which codes for MNTLSQHNGIGRPGGFSLVELITAIAVLSIGMLGTIQAYHFGMDKMRTLREAAVASRAVQDQIEMLRSKPFASLEDRDRAPFVEPKPDLSALVNATPALTIRSYADSALRLKEIEVSIRWSGDNGRTMERSATTFIADKEAGGS
- a CDS encoding type II secretion system F family protein; translated protein: MKLQDLLHIDLGALLRGKVVAGPPHPSRWETGLLSFSSHVIRGIIPVNRTRCLKIVIAQLRRIVVCNAPLVPALDAALVDAPYRNVRRALYRLRGALDAGHPLSEAMRQQKHVFPPYCIDLIRAGESTGSLGPVLANLDTLLDESDRLRRAFALPLMYFATMLILFTGITTFMCVKVFPVFIDMLSDFGASPPAFFRPLMAVMAFFDRPPALAKHLAHGRITPMELKTGAVVLLVVLLAWLWKRGTIRRTAVRAALMIPLAKRLVVKANLAHVARIMEFLAKAGYPLDEALDTTAACDIMGPFKRLLARLRDAVRRGESLGAAGHNEAALLPPWFRGTVAMGESSGELSMAFARIADAYSRDVVSAGIVASRFILPAVVLVMACWVFMVYSFPFVLLTALVDRMMGAM
- a CDS encoding type II secretion system F family protein, which codes for MARFKYRALDAQENPVEGVMDAASAREAVLLLQDQGLKAPSVERMDSGRRLFTKRGALTWSDLEQLNNQLALIVRGGLPLAPSLDSMARDLRNPRLRAVLEEVRMDLEAGKPLGEAFARHPDSFPPVYLALVRAGERAGNLAVVFMHLSDYSKSMIELKNRLKEILAYPIILLVTACVLVGFLMTKVVPVFADVFADFGGSLPAPTRLLIRMSDGLDHNHFDIIVGLALIVAAGLLGSVLLGRIDPSRYVRDRLKSFVPLYGRFFVQASLVRFSRALRMMIESNVPILESLELAAAASGNAVLERAVGAAARNVEGGAALADSLERTRYFDNGFCWLLRNAEQRGELQNALFLLENEYEQALTHLRNVILLVAGPSVVVAIGLVVGFIVLSLYLPTFTLGNILG